AACCACGGATCCGGCTCTGCCGGGCCGTCGGTTGCGCCCCCTTGAGGGGGTGCGCCGTCAGGCGCGACGGGGGTGGTCAACCAAAATGGCAGATGTAGTGCAGGGCGGTCGTCACCTCGATGTCGAAGGACGAGTCGCCCGGCACGTCGAAGGACTGGCCGCCGCGGTAGGCGGTCCAGCCGTCCTGGCCCTTGAGCCTCACCCGGCACTCGCCCTCGACCAGCTGCATCACCTCCGGTGCGCCGGTGTTGAAGGTCAGCGTCGAGGGCAGGATCACGCCCACGCTCTTGCGGCTGCCGTCGGCCAGCGTCACGGTGTGCGAGACGCATTTGCCGTCGAAGTAGACGTTGGCCTTGGTCTGGACGGCGCCTTGCAGGGTGTCGGTGGTCATGGTGAGGGAATGGGTTACTTGTCGTCCGAGGCAGAAGGGTCGCCCTGCAGCCGCGGCACCGAGGCGCCGGCGCCCAGGCTGAGCAGCCCGGCCTTGGCATACACCATCAGCTTCTCGCGGGTGTCGGCGATGTCCAGGTTGCGCATGGTCAGCTGGCCGATGCGGTCGGCCGGCGAGAAGGGCGCGTTCTCCACCTTCTCCATGCTCAGCCGCTCGGGCGCGTAGGTCAGGTTGGGGCTCGCGGTGTCGAGGATGGAGTAGTCGTTGCCGCGGCGCAGCTCCAGCGTCACCTCACCGGTGACCGCACGGGCCACCCAGCGCTGGGCGGTCTCGCGCAGCATGATGGCCTGCGGGTCGAACCAGCGGCCCTGGTAGAGCAGCCGGCCCAGCTTGCGGCCGTTGTCGCGGTACTGCTCGATGGTGTCCTCGTTGTGGATGCCGGTGACCAGCCGCTCGTAGGCGATGAACAGCAGCGCCAGGCCCGGGGCCTCGTAGATGCCGCGGCTCTTGGCCTCGATGATGCGGTTCTCGATCTGGTCGCTCATGCCCAGGCCGTGGCGGCCGCCGATGCGGTTGGCCTCCAGCAGCAGCTCGACCGCGGACGCGAAGGTGCGGCCGTTCAGCGCCACCGGCTGGCCCTCCTCGAAGCGCACCGTCACCTCCTCGGCCTTCACCGCCACGTCGTCGCGCCAGAAGGGCACGCCCATGATGGGGTTGACGATGCGGATGCCGGAGTTCAGGTGCTCCAGGTCCTTGGCCTCGTGGGTGGCGCCGAGCAGGTTGCTGTCGGTGGAATAGGCCTTCTCGGCCGACATCTTGTAGCCGAAGCCGGCCCGGGTCATGAAGGCCGACATCTCGGCGCGCCCGCCGAGTTCGTCGATGAAGGTCTGGTCGAGCCAGGGCTTGTAGACCTTGAGGGAGGGGTTGGTCAGCAGGCCGTAGCGGTAGAAGCGCTCGATGTCGTTGCCCTTGAAGGTCGAGCCGTCGCCCCAGATGTGGACGTCGTCCTCCTTCATCGCCGAGACCAGCATCGTGCCGGTCACCGCCCGGCCCAGCGGCGTGGTGTTGAAGTAGGTGATGCCGGCGGTGGAGATGTGGAAGGCGCCCGCCTGCAGCGCGGCGATGCCCTCGGCCACCAGCTGGGTGCGGCAGTCGACCAGCCGTGCCTTCTCGGCGCCGTACTGCATGGCCTTGCGCGGGATCTCGTCGTAGTCCGGCTCGTCGGGCTGGCCGAGGTTGGCGGTGTAGGCGTAGGGCTTGGCGCCCTTCAGCTTCATCCAGTGCAGCGCCGCGCTGGTGTCCAGGCCGCCGGAGAACGCGATGCCGACCTTCTGGCCGACGGGAAGCTGTTGGAGGATGTGTGCCATCAGGGAAACCTTGGGCGCGGCCCGTGGGCGGGCGCGGAACCGCGAATTCTAGGTGGCGGCCGTCGGCCGCCGGGCGCCCGCCTCGGTGCATGCCCTAAGCGGTCGCCGAGGCGACAGCGGTGGCGCGGGGGCGCTGCTGCAATCGTCGGCACCGCCGTCGCCGCGCCGCCATCCCCGATGTACGCCCTGTCCAACGAGCCCCGCCTGCGCCCCCACCATGCCGTCTGGCCGGCGCGCCTGCCGCGCGCGCTGAGCGTGCCGCGCACCTCTCTGTGGTTCAACCTCGAGGTCAGCGCCCGACGCTTTCCCGACAAGCCGGCAACGCGGTTCTTCGGCCGCGTCCTGACCTACGCCGACCTTCACCGCCAGGCCGAATGGCTGGCCGGCTGGCTGCAGCAGAGCGCCGGCGTGCGCAAGGGCGACCGGGTGCTGCTGGACCTGCAGAACTGCCCGCAGTTCCTGGTCGCCTTCTACGGCATCCTGCGCGCCGACGCGGTGGTGGTGCCGGTGAACCCGATGAACCGGGCCGAGGAACTGCGCCACTGCATCGCCGACTCCGAGGCGCGGGTGGCGATCTGCAGCGCCGACCTGGCGGGGCTGCTGCACGCCGCGAGCGAAGGGCTGCCGGCCAACCGCCGCCTGACGCACCTGGTGGCCACCCGCCTGGCCGAGGCCGCGCCGGCCGACATCACGGAGGACGAGCGGCCGTCGCCGGCCATGCTCGACTGGCTGCTGGCCGACCCGCCGCTGCCGCCCGGCACGCTGCGCTGGACCGAGGTGCTGGGCAGCGGCTTCGGCCCCGGCGCCCACACCGCCGGGCCCGACGACCTGGCGGTGCTGCCCTACACCTCGGGCACCACCGGCGCGCCCAAGGGCTGCATGCACCCGCACCGCACCCTCATGGCCAACACCGTGGGCGGCCTGTGGACCGGCGCCAACAGCGAGACGGTGGGCCTGGGCGTGGTGCCGATGTTCCACATCACCGGGCTCATCAACTTCGCCACCGGCGCCGTCTACAACGGCTCGACCACCGTGCTGATGCCGCGCTGGGACCGCGAGCTGGCCGGGCGGCTGATCTCGCGCCACCGGGTGACGAACTGGGTGTGCATCCCGACCATGGTGATCGACCTGTTCGGCAGCCCGAACTACCGCCGCTTCGACCTGTCCAGCCTGAAGTCGATGTCGGGCGGTGGCGCCGCCATGCCGCAGGCCGTGGCCGAGCGGCTGCGCGCCGAGTTCGGCATCACCTTCTGCGAGGGCTACGGCCTGACCGAGACCGCCGCCCAGACCCACGTCAACCTGCCGGAGCGGGCCAAGCTGCAGTGCCTGGGCATCCCCTTCTTCGGCACCGACTCGCGGGTGGTCGACCCGCAGACCCTGCGGGAACTGCCGCCCGGCGAGGTGGGCGAGATCGTCTCGCACGGGCCGCAGGTGTTTGAGGGCTACTGGCACCACCCGGAGGCCACCGAGGCCGCCTTCGTCGAGCTCGACGGCCAGCGCTTCTTCCGCACCGGCGACCTCGGCCGCATGGACGAGGAGGGCTACTTCTTCATCACCGACCGGCTGAAGCGGATGATCAACGCCAGCGGATTCAAGGTCTGGCCGGCCGAGGTGGAGGCGCTGCTGTACCAGCATCCGGCCGTGCAGGAGGCCTGCATCATCGCCGCCCGCGACGCCTACCGCGGCGAGACGGTGAAGGCGGTGATCGTGCTGCGCGCCGAGGCCCGGGCCACCACCGCGCCGGAGGACATCACCGCCTGGGCCCGGGAGCACATGGCCGCCTACAAGGTGCCGCGGCTGGTCGAGTTCGTCGACGCGCTGCCCAAGAGCGGCGCCGGCAAGGTGATGTGGCGGCTGCTGCAGGACCGGGAGCAGGCTCAGGGCTGAAGCGCCCTCGCGGCTTCGTCCAGTGCCCGCTGCAGCGCCGTGCGGCTGGGCGTCTCGACGAAGACGCAGCGTTTGCCGGTGCGCTTGCAGTGGTCCTTCACCCGCCAGTAGGCGTCGTGGCTGACGCAGCCGGTCTGGCACAGCACCAGGTCGGCGGCGGCCAGGGTCGCCTCCAGCTGCGCGATGTGGTCCTCGTCGCCGCCGTCGTGGTGCAGGAAGCGGCCGCCGCTGCCCTCGACCACCTGGCGGTACACCGGCACGATGGCCGGACGGCCGCCGACGCACAGGACCGCGCGGTCGTGCAGCGACGCCGGCGCTGGCGTCGTGGCCGCCGCGCCGTCGGTGGTCGCGGTGGCCCGCTGCAGCGCCTGCAGTTCGTCGGTCAGCGCCGCGTGCCGCCGCTGCAGGCGGTCGTGGTCCTGCCGGGCGAGCAGCAGCGCGCGCTGCAGCGCGTGCACCTCGTCGGCCAGCGCGCCGTTGCGCTGCTGCAGCTCGAAGCGGGTCGGCAGGTCGGGCGCGGCCGCGTGCAGCGCCTGCAGCCGCAGCAGCTCGGCATCGCGGGCGGCCAGTTCGCCGCGCAGCTGGCCGAGCAGCCGCGCGTCGGCCTCGGCGCGCCGGGCGTGCTGCTCGACCTGGCGCTGGCAGCGCTGCTGCGCCGCCGCCAGTTCGCGGCCGAGCACGCCGTTCTCGTGCACCAGCTCGGCCAGCCGCTGCAGGTCGGCCCGCGTCGCGCTGCCCACCTGGTGCTGCAGCATGTGCACCGCGCCGAGCACCCGGTCGGCCAGGGCGACGTCGCAGCGGGCATGGGTGATCGTGGCCCAGAAGGCGCCGGGCACCGCCTCGCTGGCGGCGGCGCCGGTCCACCAGGCGGCGAGCGCCTCGGTGGACTTGCAGGCGGCGGCGTCGCGCAGCGGGCCGGCGAAGCGGCGGTCGAGGTCGCGCTGCAGCGCCTCGGCCAGCGGCGTGCGGCGCTTGCATTCCTGCACCGCCATGCAGTGCAGCTCGTACTCGTCGATGGGCAGGGCCTTGGCGCTCAGCCGCCCCATGAGCCGGCGCAGCGCCGGCATCGGCAGGCACATGCCCACCACCGGACAGTGCGCATGGCCGTCGAGCTCCCACAGCCGGCGGCGGCGGGAGCCGGCCGGCTCAGCGGCCGCGACGGGCGATGGGCGCCGGCCCAGCAGGGCCAGCGGTTCGGTGGCGGGCCGCGCGTCGGGCGCGGCCACGGGTGCGATGAAGGAGGTCGCCATGCGATGCGCTCTGCAGCGGCGGCATGGCGGGCGAAGGGCTGGCGTGCCGGGTTGGAGGGGAACGAGGCGTCGATCTTATTGAGAATAGTTCTCAATGGGAAGTCAAAACCGCGACCCCGGCTGGCGCAGGAAGGCCTCCTCCTCCGTGCTGCTCGGTCGGCCGAGCACCTCGTTGCGATGGGGGAAGCGACCGAAGCGCTCGACCACCTCGGCGTGCTTGCGGGCCCAGTCGAGGTAACCGGCCAGTGCCGGCACCTCCTCCGCCAGGTCGCCGTACAGGCGCAGGGCCTCGGCCTGCATCGCCCGGTCCTCGGCGTGCTCGAAGGGCAGGTAGGCGAAGACCCGGCGCAGCGGCGGCAGGCGGCGGTCGTCGCCCGCGGCCACCAACTGCCGCGCGGCGGCCAGCGCCAGCGCGTCGCCGGCGAAGGCGCGGGGCGTGTCGCGGAAGGCGTTGCGGGTGAACTGGTCGAGCACCAGGATGCGCGCCAGCGCGGCCGCCGGGTGCAGCTGCCAGTCGGCCAGGCCGCCGGCCAGCGCCTGCTCGATCGTCGCGCCGAAGCGCCGGGCGATCTCGGCGTCGAAGGCCGGGTCCTTGCGGAACCAGGCCGGATTGGCTTCGAAGGACGCGGCGCTGTGGGCGGGTCCGAACCAGAAGTCCAAGACCTCGTCCGGCGTCATGTCTGCCCCTCGTCCGACGGGTACGTCGGCCGATCCCCCAGGGGATGCGGGCCGGCTTGGGAGCGGCCCGGCGCTCGGCCCGGTGCGCTGAACCCGTCCGCTTCATGCGAGCTGCGCCTTCAGCTCGGGGTGCCGCTGCACATAGGCGGCCATGAAGGCGCACAGCGGCCGCACCTTCAGCCCTTCGGCCTGGGCATGGGCGAACGCCGCCTGCGCCAGCGCGGAGGCGATGCCGTGGCCTTCCTGCGCCTCCGGCACCACGGTGTGGGTGAGCGACATCACGTCGCCGTCGAGCCGGTACTCGGCGATGCTCAGTTCGCCATCGACCTCGGCCTCGAAGCGCGAGGCGCCGGCGTTGTGCCGCACGGGGGTTCCAGTCATCGGGGGGTCCTTCCCAGTCGTCGCCACAGGTAGGCAAATTCGAGCGCCATCAGGTCTGCGCGCTGGCGGTTGTCGGCGGCGCCGCCGTGGCCGCCCTCGGTGTTCTCGTAGTACAGCACCGGCTGGCCCAGTTGCCGCAGGCGTTCGACCATCTTGCGGGCATGGCCCGGGTGCACCCGGTCGTCGCGGGTGGAGGTGGTGAACAACGCCTCGGGATAGGCCACGCCGGGCTTGACGTTCTGGTAGGGGCTGTAGCGGGCGATGTGGGCCCATTGCGCCGGGTCGTCCGGGTCGCCGTACTCGGCCATCCACGAGGCGCCGGCCAGCAGCTTGTGATAACGCCGCATGTCCAGCAGCGGCACCTGGCAGACCACCGCGCCGAACAGGTCCGGCCGCCGCACGAAGACGCTGCCCACCAGCAGCCCGCCGTTGCTGCCGCCCTGGATGCCGAGGTGGCGCGGGCTGGTGATGCGGCGGCGCACCAGGTCTTCGGCCACCGCGATGAAGTCGTCGTGGCTGCGCGCCTTGTGCTCCTTCACCGCGGCCTGGTGCCAGGCCGGGCCGTACTCGCCGCCGCCGCGGAGGTTGGCGACGACGAGCACGCCGCCCTTGGAGTACCAGGCGCTGCCGAAGCCGGCCGAGTACCAGGGCTGCAGCGACACCTCGAAGCCGCCGTAGCCGTAGAGCAGCGTGGGGTTGGTGCCGTCGGCGGTCGCGCCCTTGGGCCAGACGACGAAGTAGGGCACCCGGGTGCCGTCGGCGCTGGTGGCGAAGGCCTGCTCGACCTTCATGCCGGCGGTGTCGAAGAAGGCCGGCCGGGCCTTCAGCGGCTCCATGCGGTCGGGCCCCCGGTCCTCCGAGGCGCCGCCCGCGCCGGTGTGCGCCAGCGACAACGTGTCCGGCGTCAGGAAGTCGGTGTAGCTCACGAGGTAGGCCTCCGCCAGCGGATCGTCCGGCAACAGCGGATCGTGCAGCCCGGCCACGCCCAGTGCGCCGGGGAAGGGCGCCGGCACCTCGCGCCGCTGCCAGCCGGACGCCGGGTCGTGCCGCCAGGCCTCCAGCCGGCTGGCCACGTTGTCCAGCACGTCGACCAGCAGCCGGCTGCGGGTGGTGGTGGTGCCGGCCAGCGAGCGCGTGGGCGTGGGCGTGAAAAGCGCGGTCAGCCGGCGCTCGCCACGCAGGTAGGCCTCGGCATCGGCGACCAGCAGGCTGCCGCGCACGAAGCGCTCGCCACCGCCGGCGGCGCCGTCCGGTGAGGGCAGCGTCCAGTCGCTGCGCAATTCCAGCAGCAGCCAGCGCTGCCAGAACCACAGCGAGGCGTCGGCCGGCTTGTCCACCTCGGCCAGGGTGCCGTCGGCCTGCAGCAGCCAGTGCCGGGTGGTGTAGAAGTCCAGCGAGCGGCCGAAGAGCGTGCGCTCGAAGCCCGGTGTCCGGTCCACCGACACCCAGGCCGACACGTCGGCGGCCTCGCCCTCGAACACCGTCACCGCCTCGGCCAGCGGCTGGCCGCGGCGCCAGCGCTTGATCACCCGCGGGTAGCCGCTGTCGGTGAGCGCGCCGGGGCCGAAGTCGCTGCCGACGTAGACGGTGTCCGCGTCGGCCCAGTCCACCGACGACTTGGCCTCGGGCAGCACGAAACCGCCCTCGGCGGCCGGCACGAAGCGCTTGTCGACCAGGTCGAACTCGCGCACGACGGTGGCGTCGGCGCCGCCGCGCGACAGCGACACCAGCGCCCGCCGGTAGGCCGGGCCGAAGGCGTCGGCGCCGTGCCAGACCCAGTTCTCGCCTTCGGCCTGTGCCAGCGCGTCCAGGTCCAGCACCGGTTCCCAGGCCGGCTCGGGCTTGCGGTACTCGGCCAGCGTGGTGCGGCGCCACAGCCCGCGCGGCCGGGCTTCGTCCTGCCAGAGGTTGTAGAACCAGTCGCCGCGGCGGGTGACGGCGGGGATGCGGTCCTTGGAGTCGAGGATGCGGCGCAGCGCCTCGCGGGTGTCGGCGAAGCCGGGTTCGGCTTCGAGCACCCGGCGCGACTCGGCGTTGCGGGCGTGCACCCAGGCCAGGGCGCGTTCGCCCTCCACGTCCTCCAGCCAGAGCAGGGGATCGGCGTCGGAAGTGGCGTTGGGGGTCATGGCGATCGATGAAGGGGCAGGGAGCATGGACAGCAGGGGCCACGACGAGCCCCAGGCGGCAAGGCCCGCGCCCAGCAGGCCGCGCCGCCGCGCAAGCGGGGTCAACGTCGCCCCGCGGCCTTGAGCCGGACGGGCGTCACCTCCACGCTGCGCTCGCCCTGCGACACCCAGGCGGTGCCGTCCTGCACATTGATGGCCAGCCGCATGCCGCGGTCGGCCAGCGCGGCGAGCGCCTGGGTCTGGTCGGCGGGCACCTGCCAGACCTCGAGGTTGGCGGCCCGCGCCACGCGCTGCTCCAGCGGCTGCCACCAGATCGGCACGCTGCTGCCCGAGGCGTAGACCACCACCTGCTCGGCCCGGCCGGCGGCGCGGATCAGCCGCCGCTCGTCCGGCTGGCCGAGGTCGATCCACTGCACCAGGGCGCCGGTCAGGTCCTTCTGCCACAGCGGCGGCTCGTCGGGCTCGTCCAGGCCCCTGGTGAACTCCAGCATGCCGTGGTGGTCGTCGGCGGGCACGCGCAGGGCGAAGGCCAGCAGCCGCAGCATCAGCCGCTCGTCGTTCTCCGACGGGTGGCGCGCCAGCGTCAGCGAATGGTCGGCGTAGACGCCACGGTCCATGTCGGCCAGCTGCAGCTGGGCTTTGTAGATGGTCGCCTTGAGGGCCATGGTGACGGGGGCGGTGCGGGACGAAGCCGGGCACTGTGCCAGAAGCCGGCCGCACCCCTCCACCCTCAAGTCATCCCGCGGACCGGCCGAAAAAGGGTCGACACCGGCCGTGAAGCGCCGGCGCAGCAAGGAGACACGAGATGACATACCGTTGGATGCAACCGGCGGCGCTAGGCCCCGGACTGATGCGGCGGCTGCGCCTGCACGCCAAGCTGGGCCTGTGCGGCGCGGTGGCGCTCATCGGCATCACCTGCTCGCTGCTCGACGCCGGCCACGGCGGCACCTGGCGCACGGCCGCGCTGGTGTGCTGGGCGCTCTTCGCCTGGTGGGCGCTCAGCCTCGCCTGGACGCTGTCGCAGTCGATGGCGCAGCTGCGGTCCATGCTGGCCGCGATCGAGAAGGGCGACCTGACGCAGACGCTGAGCGTGGCGGGCGACGACGAACTGGCCGCCATCGGCCGGCAGGTCGAGGCGATGAGCCGCCTGCTCTCGAAGATGGTGGCGCGCACGCGCAGCGAGGCGCAGATGGTGGCGATGGGCGGCGAGCGCCTGGGCCGCTCGGCGCGCGAGCTGTCCGACCGCACCGAGTCGCAGGCCAGCAGCCTGGAGCAGACCAACGCCACGCTGACCGAGCTGACGTCCAGCGTGCAGCGCAACGCCGAGCAGGCGCAAGCCGCCGACGGCCTGGCGGCCCAGGTGCGCGGCGAGGCCGAGCAGGGCCTGTCGGTGGTCGAGCAGTCGGTCGACGCCATCCTGCGCATCGAGCA
The sequence above is a segment of the Aquabacterium sp. J223 genome. Coding sequences within it:
- a CDS encoding long-chain fatty acid--CoA ligase, which encodes MYALSNEPRLRPHHAVWPARLPRALSVPRTSLWFNLEVSARRFPDKPATRFFGRVLTYADLHRQAEWLAGWLQQSAGVRKGDRVLLDLQNCPQFLVAFYGILRADAVVVPVNPMNRAEELRHCIADSEARVAICSADLAGLLHAASEGLPANRRLTHLVATRLAEAAPADITEDERPSPAMLDWLLADPPLPPGTLRWTEVLGSGFGPGAHTAGPDDLAVLPYTSGTTGAPKGCMHPHRTLMANTVGGLWTGANSETVGLGVVPMFHITGLINFATGAVYNGSTTVLMPRWDRELAGRLISRHRVTNWVCIPTMVIDLFGSPNYRRFDLSSLKSMSGGGAAMPQAVAERLRAEFGITFCEGYGLTETAAQTHVNLPERAKLQCLGIPFFGTDSRVVDPQTLRELPPGEVGEIVSHGPQVFEGYWHHPEATEAAFVELDGQRFFRTGDLGRMDEEGYFFITDRLKRMINASGFKVWPAEVEALLYQHPAVQEACIIAARDAYRGETVKAVIVLRAEARATTAPEDITAWAREHMAAYKVPRLVEFVDALPKSGAGKVMWRLLQDREQAQG
- a CDS encoding YaeQ family protein, with amino-acid sequence MALKATIYKAQLQLADMDRGVYADHSLTLARHPSENDERLMLRLLAFALRVPADDHHGMLEFTRGLDEPDEPPLWQKDLTGALVQWIDLGQPDERRLIRAAGRAEQVVVYASGSSVPIWWQPLEQRVARAANLEVWQVPADQTQALAALADRGMRLAINVQDGTAWVSQGERSVEVTPVRLKAAGRR
- a CDS encoding pyrimidine/purine nucleoside phosphorylase — protein: MTTDTLQGAVQTKANVYFDGKCVSHTVTLADGSRKSVGVILPSTLTFNTGAPEVMQLVEGECRVRLKGQDGWTAYRGGQSFDVPGDSSFDIEVTTALHYICHFG
- a CDS encoding prolyl oligopeptidase family serine peptidase, coding for MTPNATSDADPLLWLEDVEGERALAWVHARNAESRRVLEAEPGFADTREALRRILDSKDRIPAVTRRGDWFYNLWQDEARPRGLWRRTTLAEYRKPEPAWEPVLDLDALAQAEGENWVWHGADAFGPAYRRALVSLSRGGADATVVREFDLVDKRFVPAAEGGFVLPEAKSSVDWADADTVYVGSDFGPGALTDSGYPRVIKRWRRGQPLAEAVTVFEGEAADVSAWVSVDRTPGFERTLFGRSLDFYTTRHWLLQADGTLAEVDKPADASLWFWQRWLLLELRSDWTLPSPDGAAGGGERFVRGSLLVADAEAYLRGERRLTALFTPTPTRSLAGTTTTRSRLLVDVLDNVASRLEAWRHDPASGWQRREVPAPFPGALGVAGLHDPLLPDDPLAEAYLVSYTDFLTPDTLSLAHTGAGGASEDRGPDRMEPLKARPAFFDTAGMKVEQAFATSADGTRVPYFVVWPKGATADGTNPTLLYGYGGFEVSLQPWYSAGFGSAWYSKGGVLVVANLRGGGEYGPAWHQAAVKEHKARSHDDFIAVAEDLVRRRITSPRHLGIQGGSNGGLLVGSVFVRRPDLFGAVVCQVPLLDMRRYHKLLAGASWMAEYGDPDDPAQWAHIARYSPYQNVKPGVAYPEALFTTSTRDDRVHPGHARKMVERLRQLGQPVLYYENTEGGHGGAADNRQRADLMALEFAYLWRRLGRTPR
- a CDS encoding DUF2325 domain-containing protein, which gives rise to MATSFIAPVAAPDARPATEPLALLGRRPSPVAAAEPAGSRRRRLWELDGHAHCPVVGMCLPMPALRRLMGRLSAKALPIDEYELHCMAVQECKRRTPLAEALQRDLDRRFAGPLRDAAACKSTEALAAWWTGAAASEAVPGAFWATITHARCDVALADRVLGAVHMLQHQVGSATRADLQRLAELVHENGVLGRELAAAQQRCQRQVEQHARRAEADARLLGQLRGELAARDAELLRLQALHAAAPDLPTRFELQQRNGALADEVHALQRALLLARQDHDRLQRRHAALTDELQALQRATATTDGAAATTPAPASLHDRAVLCVGGRPAIVPVYRQVVEGSGGRFLHHDGGDEDHIAQLEATLAAADLVLCQTGCVSHDAYWRVKDHCKRTGKRCVFVETPSRTALQRALDEAARALQP
- a CDS encoding DUF924 family protein is translated as MTPDEVLDFWFGPAHSAASFEANPAWFRKDPAFDAEIARRFGATIEQALAGGLADWQLHPAAALARILVLDQFTRNAFRDTPRAFAGDALALAAARQLVAAGDDRRLPPLRRVFAYLPFEHAEDRAMQAEALRLYGDLAEEVPALAGYLDWARKHAEVVERFGRFPHRNEVLGRPSSTEEEAFLRQPGSRF
- a CDS encoding GNAT family N-acetyltransferase, translating into MTGTPVRHNAGASRFEAEVDGELSIAEYRLDGDVMSLTHTVVPEAQEGHGIASALAQAAFAHAQAEGLKVRPLCAFMAAYVQRHPELKAQLA
- the argG gene encoding argininosuccinate synthase, with amino-acid sequence MAHILQQLPVGQKVGIAFSGGLDTSAALHWMKLKGAKPYAYTANLGQPDEPDYDEIPRKAMQYGAEKARLVDCRTQLVAEGIAALQAGAFHISTAGITYFNTTPLGRAVTGTMLVSAMKEDDVHIWGDGSTFKGNDIERFYRYGLLTNPSLKVYKPWLDQTFIDELGGRAEMSAFMTRAGFGYKMSAEKAYSTDSNLLGATHEAKDLEHLNSGIRIVNPIMGVPFWRDDVAVKAEEVTVRFEEGQPVALNGRTFASAVELLLEANRIGGRHGLGMSDQIENRIIEAKSRGIYEAPGLALLFIAYERLVTGIHNEDTIEQYRDNGRKLGRLLYQGRWFDPQAIMLRETAQRWVARAVTGEVTLELRRGNDYSILDTASPNLTYAPERLSMEKVENAPFSPADRIGQLTMRNLDIADTREKLMVYAKAGLLSLGAGASVPRLQGDPSASDDK